From Pseudovibrio sp. Tun.PSC04-5.I4, a single genomic window includes:
- the erpA gene encoding iron-sulfur cluster insertion protein ErpA, translating to MTQTPENTVALTDNAAKRVAQILAKEVDGSMLRVSVEGGGCSGFQYKYDIVKEQEEDDLVLAKLGATVLVDTVSLQYMAGSQIDFVTDIMGQSFQITNPQAAAGCGCGTSFSL from the coding sequence ATGACCCAGACTCCAGAAAACACAGTTGCTTTGACCGACAACGCAGCAAAGCGCGTTGCCCAAATTCTCGCAAAAGAAGTTGACGGCAGTATGCTGCGCGTTTCCGTTGAAGGCGGGGGATGCTCCGGTTTTCAATACAAATATGATATCGTCAAAGAGCAAGAAGAGGATGATCTCGTCCTTGCCAAACTTGGCGCGACGGTTCTGGTTGATACCGTTTCCCTGCAATACATGGCAGGATCGCAAATCGATTTCGTCACAGACATCATGGGCCAGTCCTTCCAGATCACCAACCCGCAAGCAGCAGCGGGCTGCGGATGTGGTACAAGTTTCTCCCTCTAA
- a CDS encoding deoxyguanosinetriphosphate triphosphohydrolase — MVKTLGYGAQPRADYAVDPELSQGRLYDEPESPTRTPFQRDRDRIIHSAAFRRLKHKTQVFVYHEGDHFRTRLTHSIEVSQVARSLARALRLDEDLAECLALAHDLGHAPFGHEGEDVLHACMREYGGFDHNAQSLRIVTDLERRYAEFDGLNLAWETLEGLVKHNGPLTDGDGRACGKLKEKGLPFAVREYAKQQDLMLWSWPSAEAQAAAIADDIAYDAHDLDDGLRAGLLTFEGMKQVPYLRRILEEVDQKYPQLEDARRIHEIGRRCITGMVEDVIAQSISRINRLSPKKCGDIRDANGPVIAFSTEMAREERELKEFLFANLYRHKSVLAVRKQVSKVVRDLFYGYFKTPERMPEPWCDGLAAESKEVVARRVCDFIAGMTDRYAIDEHRRLFDDTPELG, encoded by the coding sequence ATGGTCAAGACACTTGGGTATGGTGCTCAACCAAGAGCTGATTATGCCGTTGATCCCGAGCTTAGTCAGGGGCGGCTTTATGACGAACCTGAAAGCCCGACCCGTACGCCATTCCAGCGTGATCGTGATCGTATCATCCATTCCGCCGCCTTTCGCCGGTTAAAGCACAAGACGCAGGTGTTTGTGTATCATGAGGGTGATCATTTCCGTACCCGGTTAACCCACTCCATTGAGGTCTCTCAGGTGGCGCGGTCTCTGGCGCGTGCTTTGCGGCTGGATGAAGATCTGGCTGAATGTCTGGCATTGGCGCATGACCTTGGCCATGCCCCGTTTGGACATGAGGGCGAGGACGTGCTGCATGCGTGCATGAGGGAGTATGGCGGATTTGACCATAACGCCCAATCCTTGCGCATTGTGACAGATCTTGAGCGCCGCTATGCGGAGTTTGATGGGCTCAATCTGGCGTGGGAAACGCTGGAGGGGCTGGTCAAGCACAATGGGCCACTCACCGATGGAGATGGGCGTGCTTGCGGTAAGTTGAAAGAAAAGGGCTTGCCGTTTGCTGTGAGAGAATATGCCAAGCAGCAGGATTTGATGCTGTGGTCATGGCCAAGTGCAGAGGCTCAGGCTGCCGCGATCGCTGACGATATTGCCTATGATGCGCATGATCTGGATGACGGGCTTCGAGCGGGCTTGCTGACCTTTGAGGGGATGAAGCAGGTGCCGTATCTGAGACGTATTTTAGAGGAAGTTGACCAGAAATACCCGCAGCTTGAAGATGCGCGCCGGATCCATGAAATTGGCCGTAGATGTATTACCGGTATGGTTGAAGATGTGATTGCGCAGAGTATTTCGCGAATTAATCGCCTTTCACCCAAGAAATGCGGGGATATTCGTGATGCAAATGGCCCTGTTATTGCCTTTTCAACTGAAATGGCGCGAGAAGAGCGCGAACTGAAAGAGTTTTTGTTCGCAAATCTCTACCGGCATAAAAGTGTCCTGGCGGTTCGTAAGCAGGTGTCTAAAGTGGTTCGGGATTTGTTTTACGGATACTTTAAGACACCGGAAAGAATGCCAGAACCATGGTGTGATGGATTGGCTGCAGAAAGCAAAGAGGTTGTTGCCCGTAGGGTATGTGATTTTATTGCCGGTATGACCGACCGCTATGCCATAGATGAACACAGACGATTATTTGACGATACCCCAGAACTGGGGTAA
- the mgrA gene encoding L-glyceraldehyde 3-phosphate reductase: MGWQPADTRYDSMKYNRCGKSGLKLPAISLGLWHNFGEITPHETKREMCRTAFDLGITHFDLANNYGPPPGSAETAFGEILRTDFAGYRDELVISSKAGYDMWPGPYGEWGSRKYLISSLDQSLKRMGLDYVDIFYSHRFDPETPLEETMMALDQIVRQGKALYVGISSYNSQRTKEATAILKELGTPCLIHQPSYSMLNRWVEEDGLLDTLEEEGIGSIVFSPLAQGMLTNKYLKDVPQDSRAGKQTGSFQESFLNETTLKNIRALNEIAQNRGQTLAQMALAWVLRGGRVTSALIGASRKEQVIDCAATINNLDFTAEELAAIDKYATEANINLWAQSAELKGPARPTKK, encoded by the coding sequence ATGGGTTGGCAACCAGCTGATACACGTTATGATTCCATGAAGTACAACCGCTGCGGAAAAAGCGGTCTGAAACTACCGGCCATTTCTCTCGGTCTTTGGCACAATTTCGGAGAGATTACGCCGCACGAAACCAAGCGCGAAATGTGTCGGACCGCATTTGATCTCGGGATCACCCACTTCGATCTGGCAAACAACTACGGCCCACCTCCAGGCAGCGCGGAAACCGCATTTGGCGAGATCCTGCGCACCGATTTTGCAGGCTACCGTGATGAGCTGGTTATCTCCTCAAAAGCTGGTTACGACATGTGGCCGGGACCTTATGGCGAATGGGGCAGCCGTAAATACTTGATCTCAAGTCTGGATCAATCCCTGAAGCGTATGGGCCTTGACTACGTCGATATCTTCTATTCCCACCGCTTCGATCCGGAAACGCCGCTTGAAGAGACCATGATGGCGCTCGACCAGATCGTACGTCAGGGCAAGGCACTTTACGTAGGTATCTCCTCTTACAATTCCCAGCGCACCAAGGAAGCAACAGCAATCCTGAAAGAGCTGGGCACCCCTTGCCTCATTCACCAGCCAAGTTATTCCATGCTCAACCGCTGGGTAGAAGAGGATGGCCTGCTGGATACGCTTGAGGAAGAAGGCATTGGCTCTATTGTGTTTTCGCCGCTCGCACAGGGCATGCTGACCAACAAATATCTGAAGGACGTTCCGCAAGATAGCCGCGCTGGTAAACAGACTGGCTCGTTCCAGGAGAGCTTCCTCAATGAAACCACATTGAAGAACATTCGTGCACTCAACGAGATCGCCCAAAATCGCGGTCAAACACTGGCACAAATGGCTCTTGCATGGGTTCTGCGCGGTGGTCGCGTCACCTCCGCTCTAATCGGCGCGAGCCGCAAGGAACAAGTTATTGATTGTGCAGCAACAATCAATAATCTGGACTTCACTGCAGAAGAGCTGGCAGCTATCGACAAATACGCAACAGAGGCCAACATCAACCTCTGGGCTCAATCCGCAGAGCTCAAAGGCCCTGCTCGCCCTACCAAGAAATAA
- a CDS encoding SPOR domain-containing protein, whose translation MTNRSNYPEPGEVSARQTAGDEPQQWVGDEDPLVELARIVGKSASAYRPSSRVESHLSEKPLFPKNDERSAGGEADRGYDGSRAAGAQPHAVGSIETTEPAEPQDSFAALDAVFASPKSSSHSDSYIDPFADLSAAALSVGGSNAAVDYVSDLPPVPKARPVQEPQSIPSAQHYAAPVQEPAPAVEFAADRVDPNYMNETVSAAEVALASEIDDVLSRDLEESLVASLNPTEIEREITARPARVVSRATPTLDAMDSGGARPELTLRERLGRRSADPQYASERVTPSYEPVAPTPEPVAPAPVSPEPKALNELSQMDYDSWRAERAAERATAAATATPAQPVSSELKLRRTHDDTAPAVQFEPDMSAFALETGLEGVAPVSRTVPVAPAPTPSIPSKHLEDALMAEFSLDEPAHEEVAAEPVAAYERLRAAEPINYAREIETGVDDIFADEIAREPQPEPEPDLEPDVKAELNEFEAMSAGFEQVAQEIDPFANENEDAWQLDEGVADDPSLDEMSWPAAAEKLAQTEAAHQAALNATHKGSEEQSPPPGGYDLDAVAQAMRQEDPSLDGGVLPQAVPRISVDMPHEDVRSGGGMRKGLMAAASIAAIVAVGGAGLFFIDFGGAGGNATAPPIIRADASAMKEVPAASDQPKNDQAKIFSPQEAAQPADGERMVQRENAAVESLPPAPRETDTATRGVFEVNKPKKVVTVTVRPDGTIVQRQGTGVAQPTNTQRIVTTSTVRTANPQQSAASGSGQWAPLPGENQSANQQAAAANQPTSLSDAFANASDPGAQAVASIARGALANVNVMPQSKPFVTASANTGVQSNTLAPLQPVRQAPRAANTPLDLTGGRSAQTAAVNPQAIAPTPTLGNGVEGEIPTGTYIVQVASVRTVEQAKGQISSYNRRYPNLMALVTPVITRADLGDKGVFYRIQVPFDGPTSANTFCGEFKSAGGDCYVRRN comes from the coding sequence ATGACTAATCGCTCCAATTATCCGGAACCGGGTGAGGTTTCTGCTAGGCAAACAGCAGGCGATGAACCGCAACAGTGGGTTGGCGATGAAGATCCGCTTGTAGAACTTGCTCGAATAGTCGGGAAAAGCGCTAGCGCCTACCGACCGAGTTCTCGCGTTGAAAGCCACCTCTCAGAAAAGCCGCTGTTCCCGAAAAACGATGAACGCAGTGCTGGTGGCGAGGCGGACCGTGGATATGACGGTTCTCGGGCTGCTGGTGCGCAACCACATGCTGTTGGCTCAATTGAAACCACTGAGCCCGCAGAGCCACAGGATTCCTTTGCTGCTCTGGATGCAGTTTTTGCATCCCCTAAGAGCTCGTCCCATTCCGACAGTTATATTGATCCGTTTGCTGATCTGAGCGCGGCTGCGCTCTCAGTTGGTGGTTCAAATGCGGCTGTAGATTATGTCAGCGATCTGCCTCCGGTTCCCAAAGCACGCCCTGTGCAGGAACCTCAGAGTATTCCGAGTGCACAGCACTATGCAGCTCCTGTTCAAGAGCCTGCTCCAGCAGTGGAATTTGCTGCGGACCGGGTGGATCCAAATTATATGAATGAAACTGTTTCCGCAGCTGAAGTTGCTTTGGCCAGTGAGATTGATGATGTTTTGTCTCGTGATCTGGAAGAGAGCCTCGTTGCCTCTTTGAACCCGACCGAGATTGAGCGTGAGATTACTGCGCGTCCTGCACGTGTGGTGAGCCGCGCAACGCCTACACTTGATGCAATGGATTCCGGCGGTGCTCGCCCTGAACTGACATTGCGTGAGCGCCTTGGTCGTCGTTCTGCTGATCCGCAATATGCCTCTGAGAGGGTTACGCCGTCTTATGAGCCAGTTGCTCCAACTCCTGAACCAGTGGCTCCTGCGCCAGTTTCTCCAGAGCCTAAGGCGCTGAACGAGCTGTCTCAGATGGATTACGACAGCTGGCGTGCAGAACGGGCTGCAGAGCGTGCGACAGCTGCTGCTACGGCTACTCCTGCCCAGCCTGTTTCTAGCGAGCTAAAGCTGCGCCGTACTCATGATGATACGGCTCCAGCTGTTCAATTTGAGCCTGATATGAGCGCCTTTGCGCTTGAGACGGGTCTTGAGGGTGTAGCTCCGGTTTCTCGGACTGTACCTGTTGCACCCGCGCCAACGCCCTCTATTCCGTCCAAACATCTTGAAGATGCGTTGATGGCTGAGTTTAGTCTGGACGAGCCAGCGCATGAGGAAGTTGCTGCAGAGCCTGTTGCAGCCTATGAACGTTTGAGGGCCGCTGAGCCGATAAATTATGCGCGTGAGATTGAAACCGGCGTTGATGATATCTTCGCGGATGAAATTGCACGGGAACCTCAACCGGAACCAGAGCCAGATCTTGAGCCGGACGTTAAGGCTGAGCTCAACGAATTTGAGGCGATGAGTGCTGGTTTTGAGCAGGTTGCTCAGGAAATCGATCCATTCGCTAATGAGAACGAAGACGCATGGCAGCTTGATGAAGGCGTTGCTGACGATCCTTCCCTTGATGAAATGTCCTGGCCTGCGGCAGCTGAGAAGCTTGCGCAGACAGAGGCAGCGCATCAGGCAGCTTTGAATGCCACTCATAAGGGGAGTGAAGAGCAATCTCCACCTCCGGGTGGTTATGATCTGGACGCAGTTGCGCAAGCGATGCGTCAGGAAGACCCAAGCCTTGATGGCGGCGTGCTGCCGCAAGCTGTTCCGCGGATTTCCGTTGATATGCCGCACGAAGATGTGCGCAGTGGCGGCGGAATGCGAAAAGGCCTGATGGCTGCTGCTTCCATCGCTGCGATTGTTGCTGTGGGCGGTGCCGGTCTGTTCTTTATCGACTTTGGCGGTGCTGGCGGTAATGCGACAGCTCCACCGATTATCCGTGCTGATGCGTCTGCAATGAAAGAAGTGCCGGCAGCCTCGGACCAGCCAAAGAATGATCAAGCTAAGATCTTCTCACCACAGGAAGCAGCTCAGCCGGCAGATGGCGAGCGGATGGTCCAGCGTGAAAACGCTGCTGTTGAGTCTCTCCCGCCAGCTCCTCGCGAGACCGATACGGCGACACGTGGTGTGTTTGAAGTGAATAAGCCGAAGAAGGTTGTGACTGTAACTGTGCGACCAGATGGCACCATTGTTCAGCGTCAGGGCACTGGTGTTGCGCAGCCTACCAACACACAGCGCATTGTAACCACAAGCACAGTTCGTACGGCCAATCCGCAGCAGAGCGCAGCATCGGGCTCTGGCCAGTGGGCTCCACTTCCGGGTGAAAATCAAAGCGCGAACCAGCAGGCTGCGGCTGCAAACCAGCCAACGTCGTTGAGTGATGCCTTTGCAAATGCGTCGGATCCGGGTGCTCAGGCTGTTGCATCTATCGCACGCGGTGCGCTTGCCAATGTAAATGTTATGCCGCAATCCAAACCGTTCGTGACGGCCTCTGCCAACACAGGGGTTCAGAGCAATACTCTAGCTCCATTGCAGCCAGTACGTCAGGCGCCTCGCGCTGCCAACACTCCGCTTGATTTGACGGGTGGCCGGTCGGCGCAGACAGCTGCCGTTAACCCGCAGGCCATTGCCCCAACTCCGACACTGGGTAATGGTGTTGAAGGTGAGATTCCGACAGGAACCTACATTGTGCAAGTGGCTTCTGTGCGGACTGTGGAGCAAGCAAAAGGGCAGATTAGCTCATACAATCGGCGTTACCCGAACCTGATGGCGCTGGTTACTCCAGTGATTACGCGGGCAGATTTGGGCGATAAAGGTGTGTTCTACCGTATTCAGGTGCCGTTTGATGGGCCGACGAGTGCCAATACGTTCTGTGGTGAATTTAAATCCGCAGGTGGTGATTGTTACGTACGCCGCAACTAA
- the xth gene encoding exodeoxyribonuclease III, with protein sequence MKIASWNINGVKARLETALKWLQEEQPDIACFQEIKSVDETFPRAPFEELGYNLETHGQKGFNGVAILSKRPFEEVIRRLPGDDEDEQARYIEAVIAGDNEPVRVGCLYLPNGNPTDTEKFPYKLRWMDRLHKHAQTQLEKEEAFLLIGDYNVIPEPEDAKNPEAWVGDALYRPESRQRFRALLNLGFTEAVRATNTAAGTYTFWDYQAGAWQRDNGIRIDHLLLSPEAARLMQGVGIDKHVRGWEKPSDHVPVWVELSA encoded by the coding sequence ATGAAAATCGCGAGCTGGAACATCAACGGCGTCAAAGCACGGTTGGAAACGGCCCTCAAATGGTTGCAAGAAGAGCAGCCGGATATCGCCTGTTTTCAGGAAATCAAATCGGTTGATGAAACCTTCCCGCGCGCCCCTTTCGAAGAGCTCGGCTACAATCTGGAAACACATGGCCAAAAAGGCTTTAACGGCGTTGCTATCCTTTCCAAACGCCCGTTTGAAGAGGTCATTCGCCGCCTTCCCGGCGACGATGAAGACGAGCAGGCTCGCTACATTGAAGCTGTGATTGCAGGCGACAACGAACCCGTCCGCGTCGGCTGTCTCTACCTGCCAAATGGCAACCCGACCGACACAGAAAAATTCCCATACAAACTGCGCTGGATGGACCGCCTCCACAAACACGCTCAAACCCAACTTGAGAAGGAAGAAGCCTTCCTGCTCATTGGCGATTACAACGTGATCCCGGAACCGGAAGACGCCAAGAACCCAGAAGCTTGGGTCGGCGATGCTCTCTACCGCCCGGAAAGCCGCCAACGCTTCCGTGCCCTGCTCAACCTCGGCTTTACCGAAGCCGTTCGCGCCACCAACACCGCCGCCGGCACATACACATTCTGGGACTACCAGGCAGGCGCATGGCAACGCGACAATGGCATCCGTATTGACCACCTGCTGCTCTCCCCTGAGGCAGCTCGCCTCATGCAAGGTGTAGGCATTGACAAACACGTCCGCGGCTGGGAAAAACCATCTGACCACGTACCTGTATGGGTCGAACTCTCCGCTTAA
- the argS gene encoding arginine--tRNA ligase, whose protein sequence is MNIFADFAERVNKVVKGLDLAADAPELDLRRVTVEPPRDAAHGDLATNAAMVLAKQLKMKPRDLATKIAEGLRADSEVEAVDVAGPGFINIRVSRVIWERVITEVVAEGKKFGESSRGNGLKVNVEYVSANPTGPLHVGHTRGAVVGDALANLLAFSGYDVTREYLINDAGSQIDTLAKSTFLRYREALGEDIGAIPEGLYPGDYLVPVGTALVETYGRGLIDMGEGERHAILKAFAIEKMMDLVREDLSKLNVRHDVFFSEKSMHGQGRAIDETLDTLRKRDLVYNGTLPPPKGELPDDWEDREQTLFRSSNYGDDIDRPLAKSDGSYTYFAADVAYMRDKVERDFKELIFVFGADHAGYVKRLEAVGNAISDGKVDVIVRLCQLVKLFKGGEPFKMSKRSGNFVTLRDVVDAVGVDAVRFMMLYRKNDAPLDFDFDKVTEQSKDNPVFYVQYGHARCRSVLRQAVEELNWFSNTPGELQSADFAQLEDEGELTLIAKMAQWPRIVEGASENHEPHRVAFYLYELANALHSHWSRGKEKPQLRFINDKTPELTKARLALVYAVSQVIASGLNVLGVIAPNEMR, encoded by the coding sequence ATGAACATCTTCGCAGACTTCGCCGAAAGGGTAAACAAAGTAGTCAAGGGCCTGGACCTTGCTGCTGACGCGCCGGAGCTTGACCTTCGACGTGTTACTGTTGAACCTCCTCGGGATGCTGCTCATGGCGATCTGGCGACCAACGCCGCCATGGTGCTGGCCAAACAGCTGAAGATGAAGCCGCGTGATCTTGCGACAAAGATTGCCGAGGGCCTGCGCGCCGACAGTGAAGTCGAAGCTGTTGATGTTGCCGGGCCGGGCTTCATCAACATCCGAGTAAGCCGGGTCATTTGGGAACGTGTGATCACCGAGGTTGTTGCTGAGGGCAAAAAGTTTGGTGAATCCTCCCGCGGCAATGGCCTGAAGGTCAACGTTGAGTATGTTTCTGCGAACCCGACCGGTCCGTTGCATGTGGGGCACACCCGCGGCGCTGTGGTTGGTGATGCGCTGGCAAACCTGCTTGCCTTTTCCGGTTATGATGTGACGCGTGAATACCTCATCAACGATGCGGGCTCTCAGATTGATACGCTGGCGAAATCTACTTTCCTGCGTTACCGTGAAGCTCTGGGCGAAGACATTGGGGCAATTCCAGAGGGTCTGTACCCAGGTGACTACCTTGTCCCGGTTGGCACAGCCCTTGTTGAAACCTATGGCCGCGGTCTTATCGACATGGGTGAAGGCGAGCGTCATGCAATTTTAAAAGCCTTTGCTATTGAAAAGATGATGGATCTGGTTCGCGAAGACCTTTCCAAGCTGAACGTCCGCCACGATGTGTTTTTCTCTGAAAAATCCATGCATGGTCAGGGCCGGGCGATTGATGAAACCCTTGATACGCTGCGCAAGCGTGATCTGGTTTACAACGGTACTTTGCCACCGCCAAAAGGTGAGCTTCCTGATGACTGGGAGGACCGCGAGCAGACATTGTTCCGTTCTTCCAACTACGGCGATGACATTGACCGCCCGTTGGCGAAATCTGACGGCAGCTACACCTATTTTGCCGCTGACGTTGCTTACATGCGCGATAAGGTGGAACGTGACTTTAAAGAGCTGATTTTTGTTTTTGGTGCGGATCATGCGGGTTATGTGAAACGTCTTGAAGCGGTTGGGAACGCAATTTCTGACGGCAAAGTGGATGTGATCGTCCGTCTTTGTCAGTTGGTGAAGCTGTTTAAGGGCGGCGAGCCGTTCAAAATGTCCAAGCGCTCTGGTAATTTCGTCACCCTTCGTGATGTGGTTGATGCGGTGGGGGTAGATGCGGTACGCTTTATGATGCTCTATCGTAAGAATGATGCGCCTCTGGACTTCGATTTTGACAAGGTGACAGAACAGTCAAAAGACAACCCGGTGTTCTACGTTCAATACGGTCATGCTCGGTGTCGTTCTGTGCTGCGTCAGGCTGTTGAGGAACTGAATTGGTTCTCCAACACACCTGGTGAACTGCAGTCGGCGGATTTTGCACAACTTGAAGATGAGGGTGAACTTACCCTGATCGCCAAGATGGCTCAATGGCCAAGAATCGTAGAGGGTGCCTCGGAAAATCACGAGCCGCACCGTGTTGCATTCTACCTTTATGAGCTGGCAAATGCGCTTCATAGCCACTGGTCACGAGGCAAGGAAAAGCCGCAATTACGCTTTATTAATGATAAAACGCCAGAATTAACCAAAGCTCGACTCGCGTTAGTCTATGCAGTTTCACAAGTGATCGCTTCTGGCCTCAATGTTTTGGGCGTCATAGCACCAAATGAAATGCGCTAG